One genomic segment of Salvia miltiorrhiza cultivar Shanhuang (shh) unplaced genomic scaffold, IMPLAD_Smil_shh original_scaffold_252, whole genome shotgun sequence includes these proteins:
- the LOC131003663 gene encoding two-component response regulator-like APRR5, protein MGEVVMSSENEMEMEMARVGEKGSKNMNVAAEGGAAAAAPAVEGSCEAVRWERFLPKMVVRVLLVEADDSTRQIISALLRKCSYRVAAVSDGLKAWEVLKARPHNIDLILTEVDLPSISGYALLTLIMEHDVCKNIPVIMMSSQDSVSTVYKCMLRGATDFLVKPVRKNELRNLWQHVWRKQASSTAAGPGPPDESVAQEKDEATAENNATSNHSSGYMSCIQRNKEGIEKGIDAQSSCTKPGSEIEEEDIEHVHDPSKPESVKCLSDGVSTPGQEECHQQNSKKRARDSETQGLQEVAKSDADYAATQEDKGCDHNEEQTEYFLREAIDLIGNFDNHLKGSLGTSALITSASKFDISPMLDLSLRRTHHVSQVNDERPRLNHSDASAFSRYVNKPLQLSPSTCNQQKDHEMSSEKQPSNHISDYSSDTRGPTLNSPRMPASAAVQAGWPEFTFSYSQNRDISHPIPVRGVGFGNVPRSPPLPSQGATYHSEPFPQSNPFYQSDHQPSSSQQLHSPADHRNSNSVDQTENKQGNKTEELEDQGLISHGTNQSANSSFCNGNMSHHHSQVSGCNGTINGGGSGHEESFHLHDGPSHRAMQREAALTKFRQKRKDRCFEKKVRYESRKKLAEQRPRVKGQFVRQLPTDQPGSSSAG, encoded by the exons ATGGGAGAAGTTGTGATGAGCAGTGAAAATGAAATGGAAATGGAGATGGCAAGAGTGGGTGAAAAGGGCAGCAAGAATATGAATGTTGCAGCTGAAGGCGGCGCCGCCGCAGCAGCGCCGGCCGTGGAGGGGAGTTGTGAGGCAGTGAGGTGGGAGAGGTTCCTCCCAAAAATGGTGGTGAGGGTGCTCTTGGTAGAGGCTGATGATTCCACTAGGCAGATTATTTCTGCACTTCTCAGGAAATGCAGCTACAGAG TTGCTGCAGTTAGTGATGGATTAAAAGCTTGGGAGGTTCTGAAAGCAAGACCCCATAACATAGACCTCATTTTGACCGAAGTCGATTTGCCATCAATCTCTGGATATGCTCTTCTCACTCTAATCATGGAGCACGACGTCTGCAAAAACATTCCAGTGATAA TGATGTCTTCACAAGACTCGGTTAGTACAGTCTACAAGTGCATGCTGAGAGGTGCAACGGACTTTCTTGTCAAGCCCGTCAGGAAAAACGAGCTCAGGAACTTGTGGCAGCATGTCTGGAGGAAACAAGCT TCGAGCACTGCTGCTGGACCCGGACCTCCTGATGAGAGCGTAGCTCAAGAGAAGGACGAAGCCACTGCTGAGAACAATGCTACGAGCAACCATTCTAGTGGTTACATGTCGTGCATCCAGCGAAACAAAGAGGGCATCGAGAAAGGAATTGATGCTCAGAGTTCATGCACAAAACCAGGATCggagattgaagaagaagacattGAACACGTTCACGACCCCTCAAAACCAGAAAGCGTTAAGTGCCTCTCAGATGGCGTTAGTACTCCCGGACAGGAGGAATGCCATCAACAAAATAGTAAGAAACGGGCACGTGATAGTGAGACCCAAG GATTGCAAGAGGTGGCCAAATCGGATGCTGATTATGCAGCGACACAAGAAGACAAGGGTTGTGATCATAATGAGGAACAGACAGAATATTTCTTAAGAGAGGCCATTGATTTGATTGGAAATTTTGATAATCACCTCAAAGGCAGTCTTGGGACTTCTGCTTTGATTACTAGTGCAAGCAAGTTCGACATTTCGCCTATGTTGGATCTGTCTTTGAGGAGAACTCACCATGTGAGTCAAGTAAATGATGAAAGGCCTAGGTTAAACCACTCTGATGCTTCTGCGTTTTCTAG ATATGTGAACAAGCCATTGCAGCTCAGTCCCAGCACTTGTAATCAACAGAAGGACCATGAAATGAGCTCGGAGAAACAACCCTCAAATCACATCTCCGATTATAGTTCTGACACACGCGGTCCAACACTGAACTCACCTCGTATGCCTGCTTCTGCTGCTGTGCAAGCAGGATGGCCTGAATTCACATTTTCCTACTCTCAAAATCGAGACATATCTCACCCGATCCCTGTTAGAGGCGTAGGATTTGGAAATGTGCCGAGGTCTCCACCACTGCCTAGTCAAGGTGCAACTTACCACTCAGAACCCTTCCCACAGTCGAATCCTTTCTATCAGTCGGACCATCAGCCCTCGAGTTCTCAGCAACTCCACAGCCCTGCAGACCACAGAAACAGCAACTCGGTAGATCAGACAGAAAACAAACAGGGCAACAAAACGGAAGAGTTGGAGGATCAGGGCCTCATTTCACATGGAACGAATCAGAGTGCTAATAGCAGCTTCTGCAATGGCAACATGAGCCATCATCACAGTCAAGTTTCTGGATGCAATGGCACCATCAACGGAGGAGGCAGTGGTCATGAAGAGAGCTTCCATCTTCACGATGGACCCTCTCACCGAGCCATGCAAAGAGAGGCTGCCCTAACCAAATTCCGCCAGAAGAGGAAAGACAGATGCTTTGAGAAGAAG GTGAGGTATGAAAGCAGAAAAAAGCTGGCTGAGCAGCGTCCGCGTGTAAAAGGACAGTTTGTCCGGCAACTACCAACAGATCAACCTGGAAGCTCGTCGGCTGGTTAG
- the LOC131003661 gene encoding ribosome-binding factor PSRP1, chloroplastic, whose translation MATLLAAPTIQKSFTHQHHVSCSTSSSSSSSFSCSYNSHPLSFPSQKSNFLGSHEMLLVRNGGHRSFGIKMSWDGPLSSVKLILQGKNLELTPSVKSYVEEKLGKAVQKHSHLVREVDVRLSIRGGEVGKGAKVRRCEVTLFTKKHGVVRAEEDAESLYGSIDMVSSIIQRKLRKIKEKDSDHGRHMKGFNRLKVRDPGALMVAEDIEAVPEEAAEVDAVETPSVEGEEEENAINEIVRTKYFDMPPLTVSEAVEQLENLDHDFYGFRNEETGEINIVYKRKAGGYGLIIPKQNGETEKLEPVVVESAAS comes from the exons ATGGCTACGCTACTGGCAGCTCCAACTATACAGAAGAGCTTCACTCATCAGCACCATGTTTCCTGCTccacttcgtcttcttcttcttcatcgtTTAGCTGCTCCTATAATTCTCACCCGCTTTCATTTCCTTCTCAAAAATCCAATTTTCTGGGCTCCCACGAAATGCTCCTTGTCAGAAATGGCGGTCACAGATCGTTTGGGATCAAAATGTCGTGGGATGGCCCTCTCTCTTCTGTGAAGTTAATTCTCCAAGGCAAAAACTTGGAG TTGACTCCCTCGGTGAAGAGCTATGTGGAAGAGAAGTTAGGTAAGGCAGTTCAAAAGCATAGCCATTTAGTAAGGGAAGTCGATGTCAGGTTGTCCATCCGCGGTGGGGAGGTAGGGAAAGGCGCAAAAGTGCGAAGATGTGAG GTTACTTTGTTCACGAAGAAACATGGGGTGGTTCGAGCAGAAGAGGATGCAGAGTCGCTTTATGGGAGCATAGACATGGTGTCTTCTATCATCCAAAGAAAGTTGAGGAAGATCAAGGAGAAAGACTCGGACCATGGCCGCCATATGAAGGGCTTCAACAGGCTCAAGGTTAGGGACCCCGGTGCACTCATGGTTGCTGAGGATATTGAGGCCGTACCTGAGGAGGCAGCTGAGGTGGATGCAGTGGAAACTCCGAGTGTAGAAGGCGAAGAGGAAGAAAACGCAATTAATGAG ATTGTTCGCACGAAGTACTTTGATATGCCACCACTGACTGTTAGTGAGGCAGTCGAGCAGCTGGAAAACCTTGATCATGACTTCTATGGCTTTCGCAATGAAGAAACTG GTGAGATCAACATAGTCTACAAACGGAAAGCCGGGGGCTACGGCCTTATCATCCCTAAGCAAAACGGCGAAACAGAGAAACTGGAGCCCGTGGTGGTTGAGTCGGCTGCGAGTTGA
- the LOC131003662 gene encoding uncharacterized protein LOC131003662: MKGKETKRGSSSTNLDSHEPRMDIKSILKDIEFLGSSHMTWKQKKDLENKKVVSLGGKPPKKQRLPLSVARVAMKNQKGREGKMLQERAILGRFGAYSSSSSKKVAERRPAEDRILKSIQGNFRKGVLNVGHLLQPSAPEASNDKGRHPTGKGKKKKKDNGKKSHGKRKGGGGKKRH; encoded by the exons ATGAAGGGGAAAGAAACGAAGAGGGGGTCCTCATCCACTAATTTGGATTCCCACGAACCCAGAATGGACATCAAGTCCATTCTGAAAGATATTGAATTTTTGG GATCCTCACACATGACATGGAAACAGAAAAAGGACTTGGAGAATAAGAAGGTAGTGTCACTTGGTGGAAAG CCTCCAAAGAAACAGAGGCTACCTCTTAGTGTTGCAAGAGTTGCAATGAAGAATCAAAAGGGAAGAGAAGGAAAAATGCTTCAAGAG AGAGCTATACTCGGAAGGTTTGGAGCCTACAGTAGCAGTAGTTCGAAGAAGGTGGCAGAGAGGCGGCCAGCAGAGGACAGAATTTTGAAGTCGATTCAAGGCAATTTCAGAAAAGGGGTTCTCAACGTCGGACATCTGTTACAACCCTCAGCCCCTGAAGCATCTAACGACAAGGGCAGACACCCTACCGGTaaagggaagaagaagaagaaagacaACGGCAAAAAAAGTCATGGCAAGAGAAAGGGTGGTGGTGGTAAGAAGCGTCACTAG
- the LOC131003658 gene encoding uncharacterized protein LOC131003658, with the protein MKSYVSHSIPLCGTTSSEIEGDLDLFCYESWGNDFLSEANPSFEELEELEASSDELAMKSVEPIQSWHTASNAHLKLLAIFYPMMFRPKCEKWSSGRHGTSPP; encoded by the exons ATGAAATCGTACGTTTCTCACTCAATACCTTTGTGTGGTACTACATCGTCTGAAATTGAGGGAGATCTTGACCTCTTTTGTTATGAATCTTGGGGAAATGATTTTCTGAGCGAGGCAAACCCTAGCTTCGAGGAATTGGAGGAATTGGAGGCGAGTTCGGATGAATTGGCGATGAAATCAGTTGAACCAATTCAGTCTTGGCACACTGCATCCAACGCCCACCTTAAACTGCTCGCCATTTTTTACCCAATGATGTTTCGG CCCAAATGCGAGAAATGGTCTTCCGGCAGACATGGAACTTCTCCTCCATAG